The following are from one region of the Melitaea cinxia chromosome 7, ilMelCinx1.1, whole genome shotgun sequence genome:
- the LOC123655317 gene encoding mitotic checkpoint serine/threonine-protein kinase BUB1 beta-like, with amino-acid sequence MDIDVSKENIQPLRGGRNLVQLGTALQAQSDVDAQRQLQLQKEEHEAAIRQYQGPDPLDPWFNYIQWVEQSYPKHGHEGNIDKLIKDCLQLFEKDERYFQDRRLIKLWIKYVDSLSNPLEIYQRLYNTGIGVECSEFYRAWACYCEESGDFKKANHIYMLGLQAKAQPLDELEQAHMNFQLYFAQRMLHDDSPTKRKAASALAETRMALTSLKSFKRRNIANVPVQRVGDSIKNITPGVIRQQGVDNRLPNSNVMVNVFEDAPSTSRGAVPTAEDPGPASLVQAFGNVENEKEIGIWTNPKTKMVHSNVVPHQPLPFTPYEDADDELKLSSNHMPYCLDDLSFNVPLCVPDPADPTKIPCYNKIQVYDNDKEYSLEEIRSRKYSLKKEIKVDNVNVVNESYKNINETLAQCSALETLANCALDTEQDHMAQLMPLAMPTLQNVTKVTNMHSPGEPKVLVNLDSNEVSELTAKKSDESERPKSSETNKENQVVTQGTPNNNSRNENANFGRNNLMEEFNRSLMSNLLGDSVTVNTKEARWELRNIFNDNEPSIVQPVVQQFDIPKFDIHEDRSMSMAINTKKNYEIAEVRSFPEDKENANNFPPPPVATQQINKTAYYEEPSCTQVFNFNIKDASTPNMSQFKKPSIDQSCKFASVPKFAIDESVTEQPDTLSSKRDECSRQTTDQHGTVDTQGGGLSVIMEATREYNSKSGSSSSGQSTRTNFTGYTTNFDSMYNNHDHNQQNTASKRPSMSTQARLPNGQYTRSYQQKRDQTESKVAIPPSTSVPYHSHDHQYQKPLPSNYSGYSPQRSMHNHYQQNYNYQQGYSNNHLVTHQQSQGYGSPNPNAYHSPQHPSVQSSHDMNPSVSTGFQSPTYSNQMVYHQASVTSPGHAMMSPQQGYAGRQDYHYPGQAERQMYVNQQHQSTGIFQSPPHQTQYQNSLYYQRPNQVATPNQTYNQQNYNNIQSQYNNPNMYSNNNQSTSSSNYNNASQSPYRQPPKQAAENTQSHYGNPIANNQSFQIYQSPQASHSNYRNNAMQDNMVQHAYTDQIRQGNVDMSIKCHEKIETDKNASNGLATSQKAVMHKSPNSSVLRNVRHDQPNVKIGQKSPDIGFSNQFLNFISNRNEPKDNANTPKFTNSPSISQKMHKNLYVSSPEQAQVPPSSGLSDTDSKDSLTAQTATPIQSAKISHPSEKHKDISKRQLDFEHRVDIQSEDSRDSVGKESRISSIYSRQSDFQSDGYGMDIDSENSMECGTFKSSHSISLVETSDIPRPADIEFPKVIDPFNKKMLTSLLEYVKFPNKTHADGYVEVRSIPKIQLATVVSVGNTKFSVEKQLGKGNYGAVFLCLDLHNNKSVAVKYQKPSRPWEFYISQEIKARIKDPFMLPGYMDITTAFLGENASLFVSEYSRYGSLLDVANKVRIATSKCINEFIVILLTSEMLSIVHYLHKAQIIHADIKPDNFLLMKIPTQEWRTPSLQLIDLGCAIDMSLFPEGTTFRELIATEGFTCTEMREGKPWTYQTDLYCLAGTIHVILMGSYMKVANRLGQWNIDKKLPRYMKNSLWDKIFTTLLNVPDCNNIPDLLDLKNEVDSVLNEIDSLGSQLRNFANVLKSR; translated from the exons ATGGATATTGATGTtagtaaagaaaatatacaGCCACTAAGGGGTGGAAGGAACCTTGTGCAATTGGGAACTGCATTGCAAGCTCAGTCAGATGTTGATGCTCAAAGGCAACTACAGTTGCAAAAAGA AGAACATGAAGCAGCAATTAGACAGTATCAAGGTCCTGATCCCTTAGATCCATGGTTTAACTACATCCAATGGGTTGAACAATCATATCCAAAACATGGCCATGAAGGtaatatagataaattaataaaggatTGTTTACAACTATTTGAAAAAGATGAACGATATTTTCAAGATAGAAGACTTATCAAGCTGTGGATTAAATAT GTGGACTCTCTGTCTAATCCACTTGAAATATATCAAAGATTGTACAATACGGGTATTGGGGTAGAGTGCTCAGAGTTTTACAGAGCTTGGGCTTGTTACTGTGAAGAGTCTGGCGACTTTAAAAAGGCAAATCATATTTATATGCTTGGACTTCAGGCGAAAGCTCAACCTTTGGATGAATTAGAACAAGctcatat gaaCTTCCAACTCTATTTTGCACAGAGGATGTTGCACGATGACTCTCCCACAAAAAGGAAGGCGGCTTCAGCTCTAGCTGAAACTAGAATGGCTTTAACATCACTAAAGTCATTTAAGAGACGTAATATTGCTAATGTACCTGTACAGAGAGTTGGTGACagcataaaaaacattacacctGGGGTTATACGACAGCAAGGGGTAGATAATAGGTTGCCTAATTCTAATGTAATGGTTAATGTTTTTGAG GATGCTCCATCAACTTCGAGAGGAGCAGTTCCTACTGCAGAAGACCCTGGGCCTGCCTCATTAGTGCAAGCTTTTGGAAATGTTGAGAATGAAAAGGAAATTGGCATATGGACAAATCCAAAAACAAAAATGGTTCATTCAAATGTTGTTCCTCATCAACCATTACCTTTTACTC CTTATGAAGATGCTGATGATGAATTAAAACTTTCTTCGAACCATATGCCTTACTGTTTGGATGACTTGTCGTTTAATGTGCCTCTATGTGTACCTGATCCAGCTGATCCAACAAAAATACCTTGTTATAATAAGATACAG GTCTATGATAACGATAAAGAATATAGTTTAGAAGAAATAAGATCaagaaaatatagtttaaaaaaagaaattaaagtgGATAATGTTAATGTTGTAAATgaatcttataaaaatatcaatgaaaCACTTGCACAGTGTAGTGCCTTAGAGACTTTAGCAAACTGTGCTTTAGACACTGAACAGGATCACATGGCACAGCTTATGCCATTAGCTATGCCAACATTACAAAATGTTACTAAAGTTACTAATATGCACTCACCCGGCGAACCAAAAGTATTAGTTAATTTAGATTCAAATGAAGTAAGTGAATTGACTGCTAAGAAAAGTGATGAAAGTGAAAGACCAAAAAGTTCTGAAACTAACAAAGAAAATCAAGTAGTTACACAAGGCACacctaataataatagtagaaaTGAAAATGCTAATTTTGGCCGGAATAATTTAATGGAAGAGTTTAATCGAAGTCTCATGAGTAATCTCTTAGGTGACTCTGTAACAGTAAACACTAAAGAAGCACGTTGGGAGctaagaaacatttttaatgacaATG AACCGTCAATAGTGCAGCCAGTTGTTCAACAATTTGACATACCAAAATTTGACATCCATGAAGATCGATCAATGTCCATGGCCATTaacacaaaaaagaattatgaaattGCTGAAGTCAGAAGTTTTCCTGAAGATAAAGAAAATGCTAATAATTTTCCTCCTCCACCAGTAGCTACCCAACAG ataaataaaacagCATACTATGAAGAGCCCTCATGCACTCAagtctttaattttaatataaaagatgCAAGCACTCCAAATATGTCACAATTTAAGAAACCGTCTATTGATCAGTCATGTAAATTTGCTTCTGTGCCAAAATTTGCAATAGATGAGAGTGTTACAGAACAGCCTGATACACTTAGCAGTAAAAGAGACGAATGTTCCAGACAAACAACAGACCAACATGGTACTGTAGACACCCAAGGGGGTGGACTCTCAGTTATCATGGAAGCAACAAGAGAATATAATAG TAAGTCAGGTTCTAGCTCTTCCGGTCAGTCAACAAGAACAAATTTTACTGGATATACAACAAATTTTGATTCAATGTACAACAATCATGATCATAATCAACAAAATACTGCTTCAAAAAGACCTTCAATGTCAACTCAAGCAAGACTACCAAATGGACAATATACCAGATCATACCAGCAAAAGCGAGATCAAACAGAAAGTAAGGTGGCTATACCGCCGTCCACTTCAGTGCCTTATCATTCTCATGACCATCAGTACCAAAAACCATTACCATCTAATTATAGCGGTTATTCACCACAAAGATCTATGCACAATCattatcaacaaaattataactatcAACAAGGATATTCAAATAACCATTTAGTTACTCACCAGCAGTCTCAAGGCTATGGAAGTCCGAATCCTAATGCCTATCATAGTCCTCAACACCCTAGTGTACAAAGTTCCCATGACATGAATCCTTCAGTTTCGACAGGCTTTCAAAGTCCAACATACTCTAATCAAATGGTATATCACCAAGCATCAGTAACAAGTCCAGGGCATGCTATGATGAGCCCACAACAAGGCTATGCAGGTCGTCAGGATTATCATTACCCTGGTCAAGCAGAGCGGCAGATGTATGTTAATCAACAACACCAATCTACGGGAATTTTCCAAAGTCCTCCACATCAGACCCAGTATCAGAATTCACTGTATTATCAACGACCTAACCAAGTAGCGACTCCAAATCAGACATACAATCAACAAAACTACAACAATATTCAGAGTCAGTATAATAACCCTAATATGTATTCGAACAATAATCAAAGTACAAGCTCTTCCAACTATAATAATGCTTCTCAGAGTCCTTATAGACAACCTCCTAAGCAAGCCGCGGAAAATACTCAATCACATTATGGAAATCCTATTGCAAACAATCAGTCATTTCAAATTTATCAAAGTCCACAAGCTTCTCACAGTAATTATCGTAACAATGCAATGCAAGATAACATGGTTCAACACGCGTACACTGACCAAATTAGACAAGGAAATGTGGACATGTCTATAAAATGTCATGAAAAGATTGAAACTGATAAGAATGCAAGTAACGGATTGGCTACGTCTCAGAAAGCAGTAATGCATAAGAGCCCCAACAGTTCAGTATTAAGAAATGTCAGGCACGATCAGCCTAATGTAAAAATAGGACAAAAGTCTCCTGATATTGGATTCTCTAACCAGTTCCTTAACTTTATATCTAACAGAAATGAACCTAAAGATAATGCCAATACACCCAAATTTACTAACAGTCCAAGTATATCTCAAAAGATGCATAAAAATTTGTATGTGTCAAGTCCTGAACAAGCTCAAGTTCCACCCTCTTCTGGTCTTTCTGATACAGATAGCAAAGATTCATTGACAGCTCAAACAGCTACGCCTATTCAGTCTGCAAAAATATCTCATCCTAGTGAAAAACACAAAGATATTTCAAAGAGGCAGTTAGATTTTGAGCACAGGGTTGATATTCAGTCTGAAGATAGCAGGGATTCTGTGGGTAAAGAAAGTAGGATCTCATCTATATATTCGCGACAGTCTGATTTTCAATCTGATGGCTATGGAATGGACATAGACAGTGAAAATTCGATGGAGTGTGGTACTTTTAAATCATCACATTCAATATCATTAGTGGAAACTAGTGATATACCAAGGCCTGCTGATATTGAGTTCCCAAAAGTTATTGAcccatttaacaaaaaaatgttaacttCGTTACTAGAATATGTTAAATTTCCAAATAAAACACATGCCGATGGATATGTTGAAGTTAGGTCTATACCGAAAATACAACTAGCTACCGTTGTTAGCGTTggaaatacaaaattttctgtggaaAAACAATTAGGAAAAGGGAATTATGGAGCAGTATTTTTGTGTTTGGATCTTCATAACAATAAATCTGTCGCAGTAAAGTATCAAAAACCTAGTCGTCCCTGGGAATTCTACATAAGTCAAGAGATAAAAGCCAGAATCAAAGATCCTTTTatg cttcCAGGTTACATGGACATAACAACAGCTTTCTTAGGAGAAAATGCAAGTTTGTTTGTGTCAGAATATTCTCGTTATGGGTCCCTGCTGGATGTAGCAAATAAAGTCAGAATCGCTACTTCAAAATGTATAAATgagtttattgttattttattgacGTCAGAGATGCTTTCTATCGTACACTACCTCCATAAAGCGCAAATTATTCATGCTGACATCAAACcggataactttttattaatgaaaat ACCAACACAAGAATGGCGAACACCATCTTTACAGTTAATTGATTTAGGATGTGCAATAGATATGTCATTATTCCCAGAGGGAACTACCTTTAGAGAA ttaatagCCACTGAAGGCTTTACTTGTACTGAAATGAGGGAAGGCAAACCATGGACCTATCAAACAGATCTATACTGTCTTGCCGGTACAATTCACGTCATTTTAATGGGTAGCTACATGAAGGTAGCTAACCGCTTAGGACAAtggaatattgataaaaaactgCCCAG GTATATGAAAAATAGCCTGTGGGACAAAATTTTTACTACTCTCTTGAACGTGCCTGACTGCAATAATATACCTGACCTCTTAGATCTCAAAAATGAAGTGGATAGCGTTTTGAATGAAATTGATAGCCTCGGTTCGCAGCTGCGTAACTTTGCCAACGTGCTTAAATCTAGGTAA